A single region of the Anoplolepis gracilipes chromosome 1, ASM4749672v1, whole genome shotgun sequence genome encodes:
- the LOC140670778 gene encoding uncharacterized protein, giving the protein MVKSCCVVGCKNIWTPNSCITYHQFPIKNAERLAKWMLIDQLQDIKATQTKHICSEHFTTQSFEEHCRLKRLKKDAIPTIFGDTLYIMNDNPTETDNIKKICLSDILSENPSEVLNEVLIAEMQKASVSNKKDDPSVSMSREKNIDVSTQTSCIYFEDRKKILCLRKKVQILQHQLKRRNSRIANMQKIIHYLKKADLNKKDIYKVSRTNRSNLKEHSYCFRIT; this is encoded by the exons ATGGTGAAGAGTTGTTGCGTCGTAGGCTGCAAGAATATTTGGACCCCAAATAGCTGTATAACCTATCATCA ATTTCCTATAAAAAATGCGGAAAGACTTGCAAAATGGATGTTAATTGATCAGTTGCAAGACATAAAAGCAACACAGACCAAACACATTTGTAGTGAACATTTTACCACACAGTCTTTTGAAGAACACTGCAGGctgaaaagattaaaaaaagatgcaaTTCCTACTATTTTTGGAGACACTCTTTAT ataatgaATGATAATCCTACAGaaacagataatataaaaaaaatttgtttaagtGACATATTAAGTGAAAACCCAAGTGAAGTATTGAATGAg gtTCTAATAGCAGAAATGCAAAAAGCGTCTGTATCAAATAAAAAGGATGATCCTTCAGTA agtatgagcagagaaaaaaatatagatgttTCTACTCAGacatcatgtatatattttgaggatcgcaaaaaaatattatgtttgcggaaaaaagtacaaatattGCAACATCAATTAAAGCGAAGAAATTCAAGAATTGCCAATATGcagaaaattattcattatttgaaaaaagctgatttaaataagaaggatatatataag GTCTCAAGGACTAACCGTTCTAACTTGAAGGAACACAGTTATTGTTTTCGGATTACTTGA
- the Mvd gene encoding diphosphomevalonate decarboxylase yields the protein MNTVTCIAPVNIAVIKYWGKRDESLILPTNDSISATLDTDQLHAKTSVMISLDFKEDRIWLNEKEEDIKNPRLQNCLKEIKKRSQLPGYMNDWKIHICSKNNFPTAAGLASSAAGYACLAVALAKLYKVEGDISVIARSGSGSACRSIMGGFVRWHMGQDKYGTDSIAKQIVPASHWPEMRVLVLVVNDEQKKVSSAIGMKRSIETSQFLQYRITHTVPERTNKMQEAIVEKDFKIFAELTMKDSNQMHAVCLDTYPPCVYMNNISHSIVNLIHSYNDAVNDVKVAYTFDAGPNATLYLLEKDVSAVMGILNHFFPPLENVTIEYKRGLSVEEIKPSKDLLEKLKVQKHPLGQLKYIIYTKVGDGPKYLDSPQAHLLDSQGNPINFS from the exons ATGAATACCGTTACTTGCATTGCACCGGTCAATATCGCAgtcattaaatatt GGGGAAAGAGAGatgaatctttaattttaccaACTAATGATTCTATAAGTGCTACTTTAGACACGGATcag ctGCATGCAAAAACTAGTGTTATGATCAGCCTTGACTTCAAAGAAGATCGTATTTGGTTGAATGAGAA GgaagaagatataaaaaatccaaGACttcaaaattgtttgaaagaAA tTAAGAAACGTTCACAACTACCTGGATATATGAATGATTGGAAGATTCACATCTGTTCAAAGAATAATTTCCCAACAGCTGCTGGTCTAGCTTCCAGTGCAGCAGGATATGCATGTCTTGCAGTAGCACTAGCCAAGCTTTATAAAGTAGAG GGAGACATTAGTGTTATAGCACGTTCTGGTTCTGGTTCAGCTTGTCGTAGTATTATGGGTGGTTTTGTAAGATGGCACATGGGTCAAGACAAGTATGGAACAGACAGCATAGCAAAGCAAATTGTGCCTGCTTCTCATTGGCCGGAAATGAGGGTTTTAGTGTTAGTT GTAAATGATGAACAAAAAAAGGTCTCAAGTGCAATAGGTATGAAACGAAGTATAGAGACCTCTCAATTTCTGCAGTATAGGATAACACATACAGTTCCGGAAAgaactaataaaatgcaagaGGCAATCGTCGAAAaggatttcaaaatttttgccGAACTCACCATGAAGGATTCAAATCAGATGCACGCCGTGTGCCTGGATACATACCCTCCATGTGTTTATATGAACAATATCTCTCACAGTATCGTGAATCTTATACATTCCTATAATGATGCAGTTAATGATGTGAAA GTTGCTTACACTTTTGACGCCGGGCCGAAtgctacattatatttattagagaaGGATGTGTCAGCAGTGATGGGTATTCTGAATCATTTCTTTCCTCCTCTTGAAAATGTCACGATTGAATATAAAAGAGGATTATCTGTTGAAGAAATCAAACCTTCAAAA GATTTATTGGAGAAATTAAAGGTTCAAAAACATCCACTGGGACaacttaaatacataatatatactaaagtGGGAGATGGGCCTAAATATCTTGATAGTCCACAAGCTCATTTATTAGATAGTCAGGGTAAtcctattaatttttcttga
- the LOC140670789 gene encoding acyl-coenzyme A thioesterase 13 yields MSQKTKFVLAIWEKVINGKGFDRCMKNIQILSADNGKCKAQFTVAEEHLNSAGFLHGGFTSTAIDVISTCALMCHGTDKPPGASVELHVTFLKAAFPGEVVTIDAETIRAGKTLAFLAVELTKNDGKDVVARGQHTKYLAPVKQ; encoded by the exons ATGTCGCAAAAAACGAAGTTTGTGTTAGCTATTTGGGAGAAAGTGATAAACGGTAAAGGTTTTGATCGgtgtatgaaaaat atacaaatacTCTCAGCTGACAATGGAAAATGCAAAGCACAATTTACTGTGGCCGAAGAACATTTAAATTCTGCTGGTTTTTTACATGGTGGTTTCACTAGTACTGCCATAGATGTTATATCAACGTGTGCTCTTATGTGTCATGGAACTGATAAACCTCCTGGAGCTTCTGTAGAACTGCACGTGAC GTTTCTGAAGGCTGCGTTTCCCGGTGAAGTAGTGACAATCGACGCTGAGACTATACGTGCTGGAAAGACCTTAGCGTTTCTTGCAGTAGAGCTTACGAAAAACGATGGTAAGGATGTCGTTGCCCGTGGACAACATACCAAGTATCTTGCGCCagttaaacaataa
- the Bhd gene encoding folliculin, giving the protein MKSDEITPYNAEGQSSQTLHKNIGPMIQSQSGPKFLVILTFACEALIACVRQLNIMDEECGDGNYGTTLAHSANVIKVAIKEGRISATRPSIAFTQISQIIEKKMGGLESGIYSLFFYTIAKSFLKFQDDEQLTANMWLIVLTSANEVISEVSGTLIGERSMLNALIPAQHKLRDALNSGLSPINAFGEAVQAAETSAMQTVHMSKLHPIDSTNYPRAHAVGIWMRAAYEEDVQDECEGCQSIRNIKYLSNEHETRTSFLSAQQSLMQDIGNLLKHACIRSLSCEVHPGKEGVCYFGDEYRGHVLSHTFTLKDAQARGFRRWCSFIVFMRDKQFLLNMWPFLIDNLKEVIKELQDFAEKRYNAEEAECPQRAMRLTTANSGAGCHGPTTKQSRTLTDITNEKHVFVRIHMWLVWILSAGARHFIEIFPMSLLDNELDYNFEHQIETEENFTLVNAKLPINLNLNSDESELLPEFAEIAEKSTTVILRDLKQVLGKDQFRQLLYSCLTGVQVLVRGPKIQRLESLYGLSSLIPRACRRVKTKTSEYMDPDTCNFIGVDASVAIPLPCASVCRLDIILNEHKLENSKSHIVKWTGALPPKLPTLLIKIEKSLDNEKLGNSVLKAHFATLLEEWANIAKVVHAMRGRGHRGDLSGLMLSLGAGPQDKKLLDAWSMGLPSNPA; this is encoded by the exons ATGAAGTCCGATGAAATAACACCATATAATGCAGAAGGCCAAAGCTCACAg aCTTTACACAAGAATATAGGACCAATGATACAATCTCAGAGTGGTCCAAAATTTCTTGTAATCTTAACATTTGCATGCGAAGCTTTAATTGCATGTGTTAGACAGTTAAACATAATGGATGAGGAATGTGGCGATGGAAATTATGGAACTACACTTGCTCATAGTGCCAATGTCATAAAAGTAGCAATCAAG GAAGGCAGAATTTCAGCAACAAGACCTTCTATAGCATTTACACAAATAAGtcaaattattgagaaaaaaatgggtGGCTTAGAAAGTGGAATAtactcattatttttttatactattgcCAAG agttttcttaaatttcaagaTGATGAGCAATTAACTGCAAACATGTGGTTAATTGTCTTAACATCCGCAAACGAGGTGATATCTGAAGTCAGTGGAACATTAATCGGTGAACGAAGTATGTTAAATGCTTTGATACCTGCGCAACATAAATTAAGAGATGCGCTGAATTCGGGATTAAGCCCTATCAATGCATTCGGAGAAGCTGTTCAAGCTGCTGAAACTTCTGCTATGCAAACTGTGCATATGTCAAAATTGCATCCTATTGATTCTACAAATT ATCCTAGAGCACATGCTGTAGGTATATGGATGAGGGCTGCTTATGAAg AA GATGTACAGGATGAGTGCGAAGGCTGCCAAAGtatcagaaatattaaatatttgagtaATGAACATGAAACAAGGACATCTTTCCTATCTGCTCAGCAATCATTGATGCAAGATATTGgaaatttgttaaaacatGCTTGCATTag GAGTCTAAGCTGCGAAGTGCATCCTGGTAAAGAAGGTGTTTGCTACTTTGGAGATGAGTACAGGGGGCATGTTTTAAGTCATACTTTTACATTGAAAGATGCCCAG gCAAGAGGATTCAGAAGATGGTGTAGTTTTATTGTTTTCATGAGAGATAAGCAATTCTTGTTGAACATGTGGCCATTTTTAATCGACAATTTAAAAGAAGTAATTAAAGAACTGCAAGATTTTGCTgagaaaagatataatgcGGAAGAAGCAGAATGTCCACAGAGAGCAATGAGGCTAACAACGGCAAATAGTGGAGCAGGTTGTCATGGTCCTACAACTAAACAATCCAGAACACTTACTGATATAACAAATGAGAAGCATGTTTTTGTAAG AATTCACATGTGGTTAGTATGGATTCTTAGTGCTGGAGCAAGgcatttcatagaaattttccCAATGAGTTTATTAGATAATGAActtgattataatttcgaaCATCAAATTG AAACTGAAGAAAACTTTACTTTAGTAAACGCAAAATTgccaataaatttaaatcttaattcgGACGAATCGGAACTTTTGCCAGAATTTGCTGAAATCGCGGAAAAATCTACTACCGTTATTTTACGAGATCTGAAACAAGTATTGGGAAAGGATCAATTTAGACAGCTGTTGTATTCCTGTCTAACTGGTGTGCAAGTCCTAGTGAGAGGCCCGAAAATTCAAAGATTGGAATCTTTATACGGACTTAGCAGTCTTATACCAAGAGCATGTCGAAgggtaaaaacaaaaacatcgGAATACATGGATCCCGATACGTGTAACTTTATCG gTGTAGATGCCTCGGTAGCGATTCCTTTACCTTGTGCAAGTGTGTGCAGGCTCGATATAATACTCAATGAACACAAACTCGAAAACTCAAAATCCCATATAGTTAAATGGACCGGTGCATTACCACCCAAATTACCGACCTTGTtaataaagattgaaaaatcaCTTGATAATGAAAAACTCGGAAATTCTGTTCTCAAAGCACACTTTGCAACTCTTTTGGAAGAATGGGCCAA taTTGCGAAAGTTGTTCACGCGATGCGCGGACGGGGTCATCGCGGTGATCTCTCTGGACTCATGCTCAGTTTAGGCGCTGGAcctcaagataaaaaattactggATGCATGGTCTATGGGATTACCATCTAATCCAGCATAg